From a region of the Halobacteriovorax sp. HLS genome:
- a CDS encoding ABC-F family ATP-binding cassette domain-containing protein: MIQLNDISKHFGLQVLFEELNLLVGKRERIGFVGRNGAGKSTLFKIILGEIELDSGEVIIPKGYKIGALDQHIHFTKPTVLEECCQVLSEEEQYDWWKAERILFGLGFSEEDLEKDPASFSGGYQVRINLTKALVQNPNLLLLDEPTNYLDIVSLRWLRGFLTSFKGEVLLITHDRDFMDSVTTHTAGLSRKRLSKYKGNTTKFYEQLSIADEMYEQTRLNQEKKKKELQGFVDRFGAKASKATQAQSRAKQIEKMGTIEKLDSENNLGFTFHYKECPGKVVLEADNLSFSYSSKQEDCLFENLSLNIGRHDRIGIIGKNGKGKSTLLNVIAGELTPNTGAIKSHPSLSMGHFGQTNIERLDEGNTIITEISQSNHDLSIGQVRKICGTMMFTDDLAKKKVSVLSGGEKSRVMLGKILARKSNLLLLDEPTNHLDMESIETLSEEIVNFPGAVVLVTHSELLLRSSVNKLIIFHKNRAEFFDGTYDEFLEKIGWENEEG, translated from the coding sequence ATGATTCAATTGAATGATATTTCTAAGCATTTTGGTCTCCAAGTTCTCTTTGAGGAGCTAAATCTACTAGTAGGCAAGCGAGAACGAATTGGCTTCGTTGGTCGAAATGGTGCGGGAAAATCGACATTATTTAAAATTATCTTAGGAGAGATTGAGCTTGATTCAGGTGAAGTGATTATTCCTAAGGGTTATAAAATAGGAGCACTTGATCAGCATATTCATTTTACAAAGCCAACAGTTCTAGAGGAGTGTTGCCAAGTTCTATCCGAAGAAGAGCAATATGACTGGTGGAAGGCCGAGAGAATATTATTTGGTTTAGGCTTTAGTGAAGAAGATCTTGAAAAGGATCCTGCTAGTTTCTCTGGGGGTTACCAAGTAAGAATTAACCTAACAAAGGCACTTGTACAAAATCCAAATCTCTTACTACTAGATGAGCCGACTAACTACTTAGATATAGTCTCTTTAAGGTGGCTAAGAGGCTTTCTTACATCTTTCAAAGGTGAGGTTCTTCTCATTACACATGATAGAGACTTTATGGACTCTGTAACAACTCATACAGCAGGGCTTAGCAGAAAGAGACTGAGTAAGTACAAAGGAAATACCACTAAATTTTATGAGCAATTATCTATCGCTGACGAAATGTATGAGCAGACTAGACTCAACCAAGAGAAGAAGAAAAAGGAGCTGCAAGGTTTTGTAGATAGGTTTGGTGCAAAAGCTTCTAAAGCAACACAGGCGCAATCAAGAGCGAAACAAATTGAGAAAATGGGAACCATTGAAAAGCTCGATTCAGAAAATAATTTGGGCTTTACTTTTCACTATAAGGAATGCCCTGGAAAAGTTGTTCTTGAAGCGGACAATTTAAGTTTTTCATATTCTTCGAAGCAAGAAGACTGCCTCTTTGAAAATCTCTCTCTTAATATTGGACGTCATGACCGTATAGGGATTATAGGTAAAAACGGAAAGGGTAAGTCTACTCTTTTAAATGTAATAGCAGGAGAGTTAACTCCTAATACTGGAGCTATTAAAAGTCATCCTTCACTTTCAATGGGACACTTTGGTCAAACTAATATCGAACGCTTAGATGAAGGTAATACTATCATAACTGAGATCTCGCAGAGTAATCATGATCTAAGTATTGGTCAGGTGAGAAAGATTTGTGGAACTATGATGTTTACCGATGATCTTGCAAAGAAGAAAGTCTCAGTCCTGTCTGGTGGTGAAAAAAGTAGAGTCATGTTAGGAAAGATTCTCGCAAGAAAATCTAATCTTCTCCTATTGGATGAACCGACGAATCATCTCGATATGGAGTCAATTGAAACCCTAAGTGAAGAGATCGTTAATTTTCCTGGAGCTGTTGTATTAGTGACTCACTCGGAATTATTACTGCGATCTTCTGTTAATAAATTGATTATCTTTCATAAGAATCGCGCCGAATTCTTTGATGGGACTTATGATGAGTTTCTTGAAAAAATTGGTTGGGAAAATGAAGAAGGATAA
- a CDS encoding 3'(2'),5'-bisphosphate nucleotidase CysQ: protein MYLESLKLRELCNIAKSAALEAGKIIASNHGQEVEVNNKEGGENIASCVVTEIDLRAQRAILNILTPTLKPFELGLLTEESVDDNSRFSHDYFWCIDPLDGTLCYSKGEDGYSVSIALISREGSPVIGVVYNPRSNTLYHAIKGEGAFKNDLPLSVERNSQTLTLLYDQSYLKHPDFNQQIESLKKELQKLGLNELKIFHLGGAVMNGISTIDLAPAIYFKFPKESLGGGSLWDFAASSIIQSEAGGFNSNYHKEALDLNRKDSTFMNHEGVIYCSTKELLLIIP from the coding sequence ATGTATCTAGAGTCCCTAAAGTTGAGAGAATTATGTAATATTGCAAAGAGCGCCGCCCTAGAAGCAGGGAAAATTATTGCGAGCAATCATGGGCAAGAAGTTGAAGTAAATAACAAAGAAGGCGGAGAAAATATAGCATCTTGTGTCGTTACTGAAATTGACTTAAGAGCACAAAGAGCTATTTTAAATATCTTAACTCCAACATTAAAACCATTTGAGCTAGGTCTTCTAACAGAAGAGTCAGTTGATGATAACTCAAGATTTTCACATGACTACTTCTGGTGTATCGATCCACTAGATGGAACCCTTTGCTACTCAAAAGGAGAGGACGGCTATAGTGTTTCTATTGCTCTAATATCAAGAGAAGGCTCACCTGTAATTGGAGTAGTGTACAACCCTCGATCAAACACTCTCTATCATGCAATAAAAGGAGAAGGAGCTTTCAAAAATGATCTCCCCCTATCTGTAGAAAGAAATTCACAAACTTTAACATTACTCTACGATCAAAGTTACTTGAAGCATCCAGACTTCAATCAACAAATAGAGTCATTAAAAAAAGAGCTTCAAAAACTAGGACTTAATGAATTAAAAATATTCCACCTCGGAGGTGCTGTCATGAATGGTATAAGTACCATTGATCTCGCCCCGGCCATTTACTTCAAATTCCCTAAAGAGAGTTTAGGCGGTGGTAGCCTTTGGGACTTTGCTGCCAGCTCAATCATTCAATCAGAGGCAGGTGGCTTTAATAGTAATTATCATAAAGAAGCGCTAGATCTCAACAGAAAGGATTCGACCTTTATGAATCATGAAGGAGTTATTTATTGTAGTACTAAAGAGCTTCTTCTAATAATTCCTTAA
- a CDS encoding aminoglycoside phosphotransferase family protein translates to MNEFLKNTILKSCDAKSIVKEEEIQSLWSGYGTLTRVTTDNYSVILKLVTPPKLHDHPRGWNSNLSHKRKLNSYEVEIYWYKNYNKNIVNAYSPRLIAAGEMDDSQYLILEDLGMRDYLSLPFINEDQIKLCINWLASFHATYLDVAPKNLWKVGTYWHLETRPEELEALEDKELKEAARKIDHLLNNAQFQTFVHGDAKLANFLFKDTESCAAVDFQYVGRGIGMKDLAYFLSSIYSEEQLIEQEKWCLDYYFFYLQSALEKTEKNIDFKVLEKQWRDLYPVAWCDFIRFLKGWSPGHYKINTYTENITKKVLSCI, encoded by the coding sequence ATGAATGAATTTTTAAAGAATACTATACTAAAAAGCTGTGATGCCAAGAGTATCGTCAAAGAAGAAGAAATACAGTCTCTATGGAGTGGGTATGGAACTCTTACAAGAGTTACTACGGATAATTATTCAGTAATCCTTAAGCTAGTCACGCCTCCTAAACTTCACGATCATCCCAGAGGTTGGAACTCTAATCTCTCCCATAAAAGAAAACTTAATTCTTATGAAGTTGAAATTTATTGGTATAAGAATTATAACAAGAATATCGTCAATGCTTATTCCCCAAGGCTAATCGCTGCAGGAGAAATGGATGATTCACAATATCTAATTCTTGAAGACTTAGGAATGAGAGATTATCTTTCACTGCCATTTATCAATGAAGATCAAATCAAACTCTGCATAAATTGGTTGGCATCTTTTCATGCAACCTATCTTGATGTAGCTCCAAAGAACTTATGGAAAGTTGGAACTTACTGGCACCTTGAAACACGCCCTGAGGAACTAGAGGCACTTGAAGATAAAGAGCTAAAAGAAGCTGCAAGAAAGATTGATCATCTGCTTAATAATGCTCAATTTCAAACCTTCGTACATGGAGACGCTAAGCTCGCAAACTTTCTTTTCAAAGACACAGAAAGCTGTGCCGCTGTAGACTTCCAATATGTTGGTCGAGGCATTGGCATGAAAGATCTGGCCTATTTTTTAAGTAGTATATATTCAGAAGAGCAACTGATCGAACAAGAGAAGTGGTGCCTAGACTACTATTTCTTTTATCTACAAAGTGCTTTAGAAAAAACAGAAAAGAATATCGATTTCAAAGTATTAGAAAAACAATGGCGAGATTTATATCCAGTTGCCTGGTGTGATTTCATACGTTTTCTAAAAGGCTGGTCTCCAGGTCATTACAAAATTAACACTTACACAGAAAATATTACGAAGAAGGTTTTATCATGTATCTAG
- a CDS encoding cation:proton antiporter — protein MALHEFLIETFYFLIATLALVPLFKKLNLGSMLGYIVAGVIVGPMSLGLIDSSDNIVQLAEVGITLLLFIVGLELSPARLKQLRSSIIFEGGLQMGLSTLVFTAIGIAVGLSTYSALVIGVSLSLSSTAFALSYMNETSQLTLSHGQSSLSILLFQDLIIVPLLALIPLLSINSSSHQIINMTEMAIKFGLFCGLIMLCFYVLKPAVSFIKKSQDQEISLAAFLFLIIGMALGMEKLGLSMPMGAFIAGAFLANSEVKIQIKTLTVPFKGVLMGLFFMTLGMNLELNFLMNNLAKIALLSFSIITLKTIILSIIGKFSHGSFKSGLKVGLIISQGGEFGVVVLASALKFDVVSAEINKLIVTSILITMTLAPFLARMTKFINNANASKLAQTEEHLEESNVIQLKKDDLAPEEDEVAKKAA, from the coding sequence TTGGCACTACATGAATTTCTAATCGAAACATTTTACTTTCTCATCGCAACGCTAGCGCTTGTGCCGCTATTCAAAAAGTTAAATCTAGGATCGATGCTTGGTTATATAGTAGCTGGAGTCATTGTAGGTCCAATGTCTCTTGGACTCATTGATAGCTCAGATAATATTGTTCAACTCGCAGAAGTTGGAATAACGCTTCTTCTTTTCATTGTTGGCCTAGAACTTAGTCCAGCAAGACTCAAACAATTAAGAAGTAGTATTATATTTGAAGGTGGACTGCAAATGGGACTAAGTACATTAGTCTTTACTGCAATTGGTATCGCTGTTGGACTTAGTACTTATAGTGCTTTAGTTATCGGTGTTTCGTTATCACTTTCTTCTACGGCCTTCGCTCTTTCTTATATGAACGAAACCTCTCAACTAACACTTAGTCATGGTCAATCATCATTAAGTATTTTGTTATTTCAAGATTTAATTATCGTTCCACTTTTAGCTCTTATACCTCTATTAAGTATTAATAGTAGCTCGCATCAGATCATTAATATGACAGAGATGGCAATTAAGTTTGGTCTTTTCTGTGGACTTATTATGTTGTGCTTCTATGTCTTAAAACCGGCAGTCAGTTTTATTAAGAAGTCACAAGATCAAGAGATCTCCCTAGCCGCTTTCTTATTTTTAATTATAGGAATGGCACTAGGAATGGAAAAGCTTGGTCTATCAATGCCAATGGGAGCATTTATCGCAGGAGCATTCTTAGCAAACTCAGAAGTAAAGATTCAAATCAAAACATTAACAGTTCCTTTTAAAGGTGTACTCATGGGACTGTTCTTCATGACACTGGGAATGAATTTAGAGCTTAACTTTTTAATGAATAACTTAGCAAAGATTGCACTTCTATCATTTTCAATTATAACTCTTAAAACAATTATTCTCTCTATAATAGGAAAGTTCTCACACGGAAGCTTCAAGAGTGGATTAAAAGTAGGACTTATTATCTCTCAAGGTGGTGAGTTTGGAGTTGTCGTACTCGCGAGTGCACTGAAGTTTGATGTTGTTAGCGCTGAGATTAATAAGTTGATTGTTACATCTATTCTCATAACAATGACTCTTGCACCATTTTTGGCAAGAATGACTAAATTTATTAATAATGCAAATGCAAGTAAGTTAGCTCAAACTGAGGAGCATTTAGAAGAGTCTAATGTTATTCAACTAAAGAAGGATGACTTAGCACCAGAGGAAGATGAGGTTGCAAAGAAGGCCGCATAA
- a CDS encoding LysR family transcriptional regulator: MNRLKDINWNHLYGFHEVAKAQSLKQAAISLKLAPSTLSEQLKKLEARFAKKLFNRSSKGLTLTTEGQALFEHSKIIFEEGSRVLEKFSDDDIGGYSVNIGIEETISYDLSIELASQYWDNYAPFGTVNTLRQAEHDVLIDNLLQDNIDWGISHRKPKRKSLNYAEVGSFEVVFCCSTKLYKKFKNKKDLLINIPFAESSWDKSLNKAIYQHLRKNDIIPKERIYSDHPDFIKNLCLRGRCAMFLAKNPLKKYPGLKTFDLDIPLTISLYAIWKKRDENLISIKKLQELIQSKLSQLPERYEDVELQIEISNIDDDLLT, from the coding sequence TTGAATAGATTAAAAGATATTAACTGGAATCATCTCTACGGTTTTCATGAAGTGGCCAAGGCCCAATCACTTAAACAAGCAGCAATTTCACTAAAGCTTGCACCTTCAACTCTGAGTGAGCAGTTAAAGAAATTAGAAGCAAGGTTTGCAAAGAAGCTCTTCAACCGTAGTTCAAAAGGGCTTACTCTTACTACTGAAGGACAAGCACTTTTTGAACACTCCAAGATTATTTTCGAAGAAGGAAGTCGAGTTCTTGAAAAATTTTCTGATGATGATATTGGAGGATATTCTGTTAATATTGGAATTGAAGAAACCATTTCATATGACCTCTCAATTGAACTCGCTTCTCAGTATTGGGATAACTACGCCCCTTTTGGAACTGTAAATACACTAAGGCAAGCTGAGCACGATGTTCTAATTGATAATTTACTACAAGACAATATTGACTGGGGAATATCCCACAGAAAGCCTAAGAGGAAATCTTTGAACTATGCTGAGGTTGGGTCTTTTGAAGTAGTATTCTGTTGTTCAACTAAGCTCTATAAGAAATTTAAGAATAAAAAAGATCTACTCATTAATATTCCTTTTGCTGAGAGTTCTTGGGACAAGAGTTTAAATAAGGCTATTTATCAACACTTAAGAAAGAACGATATTATTCCAAAAGAGAGAATCTATAGTGATCACCCTGACTTTATAAAGAACTTATGTCTTAGAGGTCGCTGTGCAATGTTTCTTGCAAAGAATCCTCTAAAAAAATATCCCGGCCTAAAAACTTTTGATCTAGACATACCTTTAACAATTTCTCTTTATGCAATTTGGAAAAAACGTGATGAAAACCTCATCTCAATAAAGAAGCTACAAGAGCTTATTCAGTCAAAACTTTCTCAGCTTCCAGAGAGATATGAGGACGTAGAGTTACAAATAGAGATTTCAAATATTGATGACGATCTCTTAACATAG
- a CDS encoding cold-shock protein, producing MSEFKVDHVRYDTEKTKKRKRINLLVSAKTEDAVKEKLEKIHKGDKVISISEIKWGEVKQKKSAPKEVLTGRVKFYEEVKGFGFIEPDSDMDDLFFHSTALSGVRLYEGDIVEFEVSEGPKGLIAIRIKLLKN from the coding sequence ATGTCAGAATTTAAAGTTGACCATGTCAGATACGATACAGAGAAGACTAAGAAGAGAAAGAGAATAAACTTATTGGTTTCAGCGAAGACTGAAGATGCTGTTAAGGAAAAACTCGAAAAAATTCATAAAGGTGACAAGGTTATCTCTATTTCAGAAATAAAATGGGGTGAAGTTAAACAAAAGAAAAGCGCTCCCAAAGAAGTACTAACAGGAAGAGTTAAGTTCTATGAAGAAGTTAAAGGCTTTGGCTTTATAGAGCCTGATAGTGATATGGACGATCTATTCTTTCATTCAACAGCACTTAGCGGTGTCAGACTTTATGAAGGTGATATTGTAGAATTTGAAGTTAGTGAAGGACCTAAAGGTCTAATAGCTATTCGAATTAAGTTATTAAAGAACTAG
- a CDS encoding SAM-dependent methyltransferase: MIIKIRFLMNVSQKTFLKLLKQKNNSSETSDLYKLEKCESEYLSPLEMANLYIDSALLVTIADFLKEQLWLTNKQDKLSGKSRSYEEFLRPFFTNELLSIFFLEEFLISNGADELKNIRKETQLIEHQVLKLISSRSSLAQKEFVTHSLKEMTKKFILEENNQLGVDQSLGHQGPDLYRTFDNLDDIFELNYQLDRDMTIDFDAKERLYEGAGVGVQSGYSTILLALEGINAKRGSKIVDLGSGYGRVGLVCALLRPDLDFTGYEYVPHRVVVSNKACDFLDLGDSLNFEVQDLSLASFKIPIADIYYLYDPFTKETYRYVLEQIVEISKTQQVTIVTKGNGRAWLLDICRQNSWPTPIFIDEGNLCIFKSC, translated from the coding sequence ATGATTATTAAAATCAGGTTTCTTATGAATGTATCTCAAAAAACTTTTTTAAAACTTTTAAAGCAAAAGAATAATTCTTCTGAGACATCAGATTTATATAAACTAGAGAAGTGCGAAAGTGAGTATCTATCCCCACTAGAAATGGCCAATCTCTATATTGACTCTGCCTTACTCGTTACTATCGCTGATTTTCTAAAAGAACAGCTGTGGTTAACTAATAAGCAAGACAAGCTCTCTGGAAAAAGTAGGAGTTATGAAGAATTTCTTAGACCTTTCTTTACCAATGAGCTTTTATCTATTTTCTTTCTTGAGGAATTTTTAATTTCAAATGGAGCAGATGAGTTAAAGAATATTAGAAAAGAAACTCAACTTATTGAGCATCAAGTTCTTAAGCTTATTTCCTCGAGATCCTCCCTCGCTCAAAAGGAGTTTGTGACACATTCTCTTAAAGAGATGACGAAGAAATTTATTTTAGAAGAAAATAACCAGCTTGGAGTTGACCAAAGCTTAGGTCATCAAGGTCCAGACTTATATAGAACATTTGATAATCTCGATGATATTTTTGAACTTAATTATCAATTAGATAGAGACATGACTATCGATTTTGATGCAAAGGAGAGGCTATATGAAGGTGCTGGAGTAGGCGTACAGTCTGGTTACTCTACAATCTTATTGGCCTTAGAGGGAATCAATGCAAAGAGGGGAAGTAAGATAGTTGATCTAGGTTCTGGTTATGGACGAGTGGGATTAGTGTGTGCACTGCTAAGACCTGATTTAGACTTCACTGGCTATGAATATGTTCCTCATCGTGTAGTTGTTTCTAATAAAGCATGCGACTTCCTTGATCTAGGAGATAGTCTAAACTTTGAAGTCCAAGATCTCTCTTTAGCTAGTTTCAAAATTCCCATTGCAGACATCTACTACCTATATGATCCCTTCACAAAAGAAACCTACCGCTATGTACTTGAACAAATTGTAGAAATTAGTAAAACTCAGCAAGTTACGATAGTTACAAAAGGCAATGGTAGAGCTTGGCTTCTAGATATTTGCAGGCAGAACTCTTGGCCTACACCTATTTTTATTGACGAAGGTAACTTGTGTATCTTTAAATCTTGTTAA
- a CDS encoding helix-turn-helix domain-containing protein: MADFDTIQLIDTLKKVLKRNNLTYKNISEHLGLSEVSVKRIFSKYDCSLSRLAMICSLANISIIELGELSKKENQNLNYFLTQKQETLFTKELYLFHFFTRIYRGEELEVVLLEMGLTKATGFKYLRQLEKIELLELLPHDTYKFLITGRLRLNLDGPLFKKVIKSHNIQFLNKVYDEIKREDCCFQSSEIKLTKKSLKLMVHDINELGRKYSEISYQEERLSSEKDLVDVSWLFAFLPYKTDWSQYKPC; the protein is encoded by the coding sequence ATGGCCGATTTTGATACTATTCAACTAATTGATACTCTAAAGAAGGTTTTAAAGAGAAATAACCTTACCTATAAGAATATAAGTGAGCATTTAGGGTTATCTGAAGTTTCAGTAAAGAGAATATTTTCTAAGTATGATTGTTCTCTCTCTCGATTAGCAATGATCTGTTCACTGGCCAATATTTCGATAATTGAATTGGGAGAACTTTCAAAAAAAGAAAACCAAAACTTAAACTACTTTCTAACTCAAAAACAAGAGACATTGTTCACAAAAGAACTATACCTCTTTCACTTCTTCACTCGCATTTATAGGGGAGAGGAACTTGAAGTTGTTCTTTTGGAAATGGGGCTAACAAAGGCCACTGGCTTTAAGTATTTAAGGCAGTTAGAAAAGATTGAGCTTTTAGAGTTACTTCCCCATGATACTTATAAATTTTTAATCACTGGTAGATTAAGATTAAACCTCGATGGGCCTCTATTTAAAAAGGTTATCAAGTCTCATAATATTCAATTCTTAAATAAGGTCTATGATGAAATAAAAAGAGAAGATTGTTGTTTTCAAAGCTCCGAGATTAAGCTCACTAAAAAATCTCTTAAGCTTATGGTTCATGATATTAATGAGCTAGGAAGAAAGTATAGTGAGATTTCCTATCAAGAAGAGAGGCTTAGTTCTGAAAAAGACCTTGTTGATGTCAGCTGGCTATTTGCTTTTCTGCCTTATAAGACTGATTGGTCTCAATATAAACCGTGTTAG
- a CDS encoding 2-hydroxyacid dehydrogenase — MRVALFQTHKYEKDYFYELAKKNNIEITFLEPRLNSQTAILAKDHDAVCSFVNDKIDKETLDILNSINIKLIALRSAGFNHVDIEYASSLNIPIVRVPYYSPSAIAEHTACLLLSLNRKVHKAHMRVQSLNFSLDGLVGFDLEGKTVGVIGTGAIGTKFVKIMNGFGCKVLAFDLNKSKELENYCQYVELEELVKSSDIISLHIPLSKDTHHLLDHDMLEKTKKGVILLNTSRGALIDTKALIEGLKSSHIGGAGLDVYEEEDSIFFQDLSDQILQDDVLARLLSFPNVLTTSHQAFLTKEALFQIAQTTIDNIVNYIGHGKLSNQVKL, encoded by the coding sequence ATAAGAGTTGCATTGTTTCAAACACATAAGTATGAAAAAGATTACTTCTATGAACTTGCTAAGAAGAATAATATCGAAATAACTTTCTTAGAACCGAGGCTCAACTCTCAAACAGCAATATTAGCAAAAGACCACGATGCAGTTTGCTCTTTTGTGAATGATAAAATTGATAAAGAAACTCTCGATATCTTAAACTCAATCAATATAAAACTCATAGCACTAAGATCTGCAGGCTTTAATCATGTAGATATTGAGTATGCCAGTAGTTTAAATATTCCAATAGTGAGAGTTCCCTACTATTCTCCAAGTGCCATTGCAGAACATACTGCATGCCTACTTCTTTCACTAAATAGAAAAGTTCATAAGGCCCACATGAGAGTGCAATCATTAAACTTCTCCTTAGATGGCCTAGTTGGTTTTGACCTAGAAGGTAAAACTGTAGGAGTTATTGGTACAGGCGCAATTGGAACAAAGTTTGTAAAAATTATGAATGGGTTTGGATGTAAAGTTTTGGCCTTTGATTTAAACAAATCTAAAGAGCTTGAGAACTATTGCCAGTACGTTGAGCTAGAAGAGTTAGTCAAGAGCTCTGATATCATCTCTCTTCACATCCCTTTAAGTAAGGATACTCATCACCTACTCGATCATGACATGCTTGAGAAAACTAAAAAAGGTGTGATCTTACTTAATACAAGTAGAGGTGCCCTAATTGATACGAAAGCACTTATTGAGGGTTTGAAGTCTTCACATATTGGTGGAGCCGGACTTGATGTCTATGAAGAAGAGGACTCTATTTTCTTTCAAGATTTATCTGATCAAATTCTTCAAGATGATGTACTCGCGAGGCTTCTTTCATTTCCAAATGTACTGACAACTTCTCATCAGGCATTTTTAACCAAAGAGGCCCTATTTCAGATTGCTCAAACTACCATAGACAATATTGTAAACTATATCGGCCATGGCAAATTAAGCAATCAAGTTAAGCTATAA
- a CDS encoding fatty acid desaturase — protein MEKKFWRDTLKPYTQKSDAFALWQIASTIIPFMGIWFLYSKLLPLSIWVVIPLAFATSFFILRFFVLLHDCGHDSLFKSRKANKFFGYLMGVITGMPQYVWSKHHSYHHKTNGNWEKYHGPFNIISTEEYSKLSPSKQKSYWYWRHPLILIPGGFVYVLFNPRVNWMLGCIQLSFNILRTLVAKPSNTLDTIKKCESKYWKTPKEFRHMTYNNLTLLPIWALMCSAIGTYNFFIFYALTLTFSGGLGILFFTVQHNFEGSYGSDTERVDYFKAGLEGTSFLVLPKILNWFTADIGYHHIHHLSTSVPNYNLVRCHNDLEHLFKNVKRIEFSDIRHSLNYQLWDKDKELIVSMAEYKESMKSAAH, from the coding sequence ATGGAAAAGAAATTTTGGCGAGACACACTGAAACCTTACACTCAAAAATCAGATGCATTTGCGCTTTGGCAAATTGCATCTACAATTATTCCTTTTATGGGGATCTGGTTTCTTTATAGTAAACTGCTACCTCTATCAATTTGGGTCGTAATACCTCTGGCGTTCGCAACATCTTTCTTTATATTAAGATTTTTCGTCCTTCTTCATGATTGTGGACATGATTCACTATTTAAATCTCGTAAAGCAAATAAGTTCTTTGGCTATTTAATGGGTGTCATAACTGGGATGCCTCAGTATGTTTGGTCTAAACATCACTCATATCATCACAAGACAAATGGAAATTGGGAAAAGTACCATGGGCCATTTAATATTATTTCCACTGAAGAGTACTCAAAGTTAAGTCCAAGTAAACAAAAGAGTTACTGGTATTGGCGTCACCCTTTGATTTTAATACCAGGTGGTTTTGTCTACGTACTTTTTAATCCTCGTGTTAATTGGATGTTAGGCTGTATTCAACTTTCATTTAATATTTTGCGTACCCTGGTCGCTAAACCGTCAAATACTTTGGATACTATAAAAAAGTGTGAGTCAAAATATTGGAAGACTCCTAAAGAGTTTAGACATATGACTTATAATAACTTAACTCTACTGCCAATTTGGGCGTTGATGTGTAGTGCAATTGGTACTTATAACTTCTTTATTTTCTACGCTTTGACTTTAACTTTCTCGGGAGGGTTAGGAATACTCTTCTTTACAGTTCAGCATAACTTTGAAGGTTCTTATGGTTCAGATACAGAAAGAGTGGATTACTTTAAAGCAGGTTTAGAAGGAACAAGCTTTCTCGTTCTCCCTAAAATCTTAAACTGGTTTACTGCTGATATTGGCTATCACCATATTCATCATCTCTCGACATCTGTTCCTAATTATAATCTTGTTCGTTGTCACAATGATTTGGAACATTTATTTAAGAATGTAAAAAGAATCGAGTTCTCAGATATTCGTCATTCTCTTAATTATCAATTATGGGATAAAGACAAGGAGCTAATTGTCTCAATGGCCGAGTATAAAGAATCAATGAAGTCTGCGGCACACTAG
- a CDS encoding lipocalin family protein: MKQIILSVLCICSFSCSTKGNYTKTVEHIDLDRFLTKWYVIAGRLTMFEDGAHNAVESYVWNELENRVDINFSMRKGAFDGEIKSIPQKGWIENNKTNAYWKVSPFWPLKFDYLVIDLAFDYSWTVVGVPSQKWVWIMFKDWNISDTQLQQVVARVEKLGYSVKNIKRVPQKW, encoded by the coding sequence ATGAAGCAAATTATACTTTCTGTCTTATGTATTTGCAGTTTTAGCTGTTCTACTAAAGGTAATTATACAAAGACTGTAGAACACATAGATTTAGATAGATTTTTGACTAAGTGGTATGTGATTGCTGGTAGATTAACAATGTTTGAAGATGGTGCTCATAATGCAGTTGAGTCATACGTTTGGAATGAGTTAGAAAATAGAGTTGATATTAATTTTTCCATGAGAAAAGGGGCTTTTGATGGTGAAATAAAATCCATTCCCCAAAAAGGATGGATAGAAAATAATAAAACTAACGCTTACTGGAAAGTAAGTCCCTTTTGGCCATTAAAATTTGATTACTTAGTTATAGATTTAGCTTTTGATTACTCATGGACAGTGGTTGGTGTTCCTAGTCAAAAATGGGTGTGGATTATGTTTAAGGATTGGAATATTAGTGACACACAATTGCAACAAGTAGTAGCTCGGGTGGAAAAGTTAGGGTATTCGGTTAAAAATATCAAGAGAGTTCCTCAAAAATGGTAG